A part of Botrytis cinerea B05.10 chromosome 2, complete sequence genomic DNA contains:
- the Bcyhi9 gene encoding Bcyhi9: MHIPFTNVDVFTHTRYLGNALAVIRPQSPSTLSQTQKLQIAKEFNLSEVVFLHLPESKDSNPKELVVDIFTSAAEIPFAGHPTIGTTFFVLNYLGLKSVEALITKAGRIPISLDADGKVARAEIPHNVHVHEKKYAFKDFNTGEETQYPIVSIVNGMTFVLVSLPSLEHLARVAEIKNLNPSTYNTEHLDEGWRNGLCTTMYYVHVGEDQGRKRYRTRMFGTREDPGTGSASCALACYLTRKEEGKGVKEVKFGFEQGVEMGKRNEIFVDVKTKEDGQEIEKVVLSGEAVKVMEGTLEV, translated from the coding sequence ATGCATATTCCATTCACCAACGTCGATGTATTTACTCATACCCGTTACCTAGGTAACGCTCTTGCCGTCATCCGTCCCCAGTCCCCAAGCACCCTTTCACAAACCCAGAAATTGCAAATCGctaaagaattcaatctttccGAAGTCGtttttctccatcttcccgAGTCGAaagattcaaatccaaaGGAATTGGTAGTCGATATCTTTACATCTGCTGCCGAGATTCCTTTTGCTGGTCATCCTACCATTGGAACCACATTCTTCGTGCTCAATTATTTGGGACTGAAGAGTGTGGAGGCTTTAATCACCAAAGCTGGGAGAATCCCAATCTCACTTGATGCGGACGGAAAAGTGGCGAGGGCCGAAATCCCACATAATGTCCATGTCCATGAGAAAAAATATGCGTTCAAAGACTTTAACACAGGGGAAGAAACGCAATATCCTATCGTCTCGATAGTTAACGGAATGACGTTCGTGCTCGTTAGTCTTCCTTCTCTGGAACATCTAGCACGAGTGgcagaaatcaaaaatctaaaCCCAAGTACGTATAATACGGAACATTTGGATGAAGGGTGGAGGAATGGCTTGTGTACGACCATGTATTATGTGCATGTTGGGGAAGATCAGGGCAGGAAAAGATATAGAACGAGAATGTTTGGAACGAGAGAAGATCCTGGGACAGGAAGTGCTAGTTGTGCGTTGGCTTGTTATTTGAcgaggaaggaggaagggaagggagtCAAGGAAGTGAAGTTTGGGTTTGAACAGGGTGtggagatggggaagaggaaTGAAATTTTTGTAGATGTGAAGACGAAGGAGGATGGACAGGAAATCGAAAAAGTGGTTTTGAGTGGAGAGGCGGTCAAGGTTATGGAAGGAACTTTGGAGGTTTAA